A stretch of the Chitinispirillales bacterium ANBcel5 genome encodes the following:
- the wrbA gene encoding NAD(P)H:quinone oxidoreductase, translated as MKILIAYYTMYGHIFKMAQAAAQGAQSVPDSTVDLKRVPETLPEELLEKLGAFEARKHFRQDPVVKPTELADYDAILFGTPTRYGNMCSQMRSFLDSTGQLWAENKMVGKVASVFTSTATQHGGQESTILTFIPTLLHLGMIYVGLPYTFSQQMSIGELSGSSPYGAGTITGGSGERMPSETELAAARFQGKHVAEIAAKLSVENEVSMSNK; from the coding sequence ATGAAAATTCTAATAGCATACTACACAATGTACGGTCACATCTTCAAGATGGCCCAAGCTGCTGCTCAGGGAGCACAAAGTGTACCCGATTCAACAGTTGACTTAAAACGGGTACCCGAAACATTGCCTGAAGAGCTCTTGGAGAAACTTGGAGCATTTGAAGCGCGGAAACATTTCAGACAAGACCCTGTAGTTAAGCCAACGGAGTTAGCCGACTATGACGCGATCTTGTTCGGTACCCCTACCAGGTATGGAAATATGTGCTCACAAATGCGCTCCTTTCTGGACAGTACAGGGCAACTTTGGGCAGAAAACAAAATGGTAGGGAAAGTTGCCAGTGTTTTCACCAGCACTGCTACCCAACATGGTGGTCAGGAGTCTACAATCCTCACCTTCATACCAACCCTGCTTCATCTGGGTATGATCTATGTTGGGCTGCCCTACACTTTTTCACAGCAGATGAGTATCGGTGAACTATCGGGATCTTCACCCTATGGCGCAGGCACAATTACCGGCGGATCCGGGGAGAGAATGCCCAGCGAAACAGAACTTGCCGCAGCACGTTTTCAGGGAAAGCATGTAGCAGAAATCGCTGCTAAACTTTCTGTTGAAAATGAAGTAAGTATGTCAAATAAGTGA